A single Ruficoccus amylovorans DNA region contains:
- a CDS encoding formylglycine-generating enzyme family protein: MSESSKSCCAPPASAAPELPKVSLPLGDGCRTGMAPGEGGAVENIHEARAGSTEGMVQLAGGTFWMGNEDEDAWPEDGEGPVRQVRVDPFWIDVTTVTNAQFAAFVEATGYRTDSERYGWSYVFAGQLPASRQRKLKAQTVQGLQWWVAVEGACWRKPEGSGSNIKKRLDHPVIHVSWNDAIAYCQWAGKRLATEAEWEYAARGGLERKKYCWGDELTPEGKHRCNIWQGDFPDKNTAEDGYAWTAPARSFRANGYGLYNMAGNVWQWVGDWFDARWHVPARPDTRENPRGPLSGTNKVMRGGSFLCHESYCNRYRVGARTSNGPDTGTTNCGFRCVRDV, from the coding sequence ATGTCCGAGAGTTCCAAATCCTGTTGCGCCCCGCCGGCCTCCGCCGCCCCCGAACTTCCCAAGGTCAGCCTGCCGCTGGGGGATGGATGCCGCACCGGCATGGCGCCGGGCGAAGGCGGTGCGGTGGAGAATATCCATGAGGCTCGCGCAGGCTCGACCGAGGGCATGGTCCAGCTCGCGGGCGGAACTTTCTGGATGGGCAACGAGGACGAGGATGCCTGGCCCGAGGACGGCGAAGGGCCCGTGCGCCAGGTGCGGGTCGATCCGTTCTGGATCGATGTCACCACAGTGACCAACGCGCAGTTTGCCGCTTTTGTCGAGGCGACCGGCTATCGCACGGATTCCGAGCGTTACGGCTGGTCCTATGTTTTCGCCGGGCAGCTCCCGGCCTCGCGTCAGCGCAAGCTCAAGGCCCAGACCGTGCAGGGGCTGCAATGGTGGGTGGCTGTTGAGGGAGCCTGCTGGCGCAAGCCCGAGGGCTCGGGCTCGAATATCAAAAAACGCCTCGACCACCCGGTCATCCACGTCTCGTGGAACGACGCCATCGCCTACTGCCAGTGGGCGGGCAAGCGGCTTGCGACCGAGGCCGAGTGGGAGTACGCGGCGCGGGGCGGGCTTGAGCGCAAGAAGTATTGCTGGGGGGACGAACTCACCCCGGAGGGCAAGCACCGCTGTAACATCTGGCAGGGGGATTTTCCTGACAAAAATACCGCCGAGGACGGCTACGCCTGGACGGCTCCGGCCCGGTCTTTCCGCGCAAACGGTTATGGCCTCTACAATATGGCGGGCAATGTCTGGCAATGGGTGGGGGATTGGTTCGATGCACGCTGGCATGTGCCCGCCCGCCCCGATACGCGGGAAAATCCGCGCGGCCCGCTCTCCGGGACAAACAAAGTCATGCGCGGGGGCTCCTTCCTCTGCCACGAGAGCTACTGCAATCGCTACCGGGTCGGCGCCCGCACTTCAAACGGTCCCGATACCGGCACGACCAATTGCGGTTTCCGCTGCGTCCGCGACGTGTAG